In Prunus dulcis unplaced genomic scaffold, ALMONDv2, whole genome shotgun sequence, one DNA window encodes the following:
- the LOC117613249 gene encoding uncharacterized protein LOC117613249, producing MSGGVWKESRVFPVVGHVKCGVHRCRLIFLLLILQRKYENPGAKSEVQNILLQHQASLLFVLQHASQPYRSDFYLQRYGKDHISLTTWHEPLIFLRLRLSFFLAWFWQQSMLLEMMKAGILESITMLGLMAKLSMLEMC from the exons ATGAG CGGTGGAGTGTGGAAAGAGAGTCGAGTCTTCCCGGTTGTGGGCCATGTGAAGTGTGGGGTCCACAGGTGCCGactcatttttcttctattgaTTTTGCAGCGAAAATACGAG AACCCAGGAGCCAAGTCTGAAGTTCAAAATATCCTCTTGCAGCATCAAGCATCTCTGCTGTTTGTATTACAG CATGCAAGCCAGCCCTATAGAAGTGATTTCTACCTTCAAAGGTATGGAAAAGATCATATCAGCTTAACAACATGGCACGAGCCACTGATCTTCTTGCGATTGCGCTTATCGTTTTTCCTAGCATGGTTTTGGCAACAGAGTATGTTGTTGGAGATGATGAAGGCTGGAATTCTGGAGTCGATTACTATGCTTGGCTTGATGGCAAAACTTTCTATGTTGGAGATGTGTTAG
- the LOC117613248 gene encoding cucumber peeling cupredoxin-like, with the protein MANPTVIVILIAITATAATAAAPPATQYTNHTVGGPTGWFFNATTNSSFANYSSWAASQTFNLGDYLIFNTSTNQTVIETYNETAYRGCTPDDDSFEYGGGSNAFGEAQTIAVPLTLEGPAYYFSGAGDGEQCQQGMAFAIQVNKGLGLPPILNQPPPPPYSEPPSASTQSPPMTVAGDQTPGNGGMRSGANMREGLFGLLALLLLLRL; encoded by the exons ATGGCGAATCCGACGGTCATTGTTATTCTCATCGCCATCACCGCCACAGCTGCCACAGCAGCTGCGCCTCCGGCTACCCAATACACAAACCACACCGTCGGTGGGCCCACCGGCTGGTTCTTCAACGCCACCACCAACTCTTCCTTCGCCAATTACTCCTCTTGGGCCGCCTCCCAGACCTTCAATCTCGGCGATTACCTCA TCTTCAACACAAGCACAAACCAGACGGTGATTGAAACCTACAACGAAACGGCATACCGTGGCTGCACGCCGGACGACGACTCGTTCGAGTACGGCGGCGGCAGCAATGCGTTCGGGGAGGCCCAGACCATCGCGGTACCGTTGACCCTCGAGGGTCCCGCCTACTACTTCTCCGGAGCCGGCGATGGCGAGCAGTGCCAGCAGGGCATGGCCTTCGCGATCCAAGTCAACAAGGGGCTCGGGTTGCCGCCGATCCTCAACCAACCTCCGCCTCCGCCGTACAGTGAGCCTCCGAGTGCTTCGACTCAGTCGCCGCCTATGACCGTCGCCGGAGATCAGACGCCGGGGAATGGAGGAATGAGAAGCGGTGCTAACATGCGCGAGGGGTTATTTGGGCTTCTTGCTTTGCTGCTGCTTCTTAGGCTGTGA
- the LOC117613250 gene encoding uncharacterized protein LOC117613250, translating into MGDVSQFSVAAFDERTSGQMACSCQDELRYKISQIEKTMGQLLDWSKSITQEFGLPYPGPAITTTTPLPPSAVFEDCNSDHEADDFYPSLPEDWEQTSITVNQEEARSVCLFVSSRECTNTVYEVKFTHRGEVTHEPPVVKQVAKFHEGFCLNAARIFNHSKLYCIGQDGGFIVDTRSWSKCSSIPPIPSSNLLENIVCAYGKVYYFACSSHFSPVTGYSFGRYNFDHKVWEQMTSFPFYDDYDLTMLMTGYAVCYGVILFSLSGLRDESFSVVAFHIGRRDWNRVKIDTSAHCAPLFEGRAMVVNETIYALYGDAKIKAFSFIGEQCDVNGISYSLRQLFVVQGLDIARPLLPWFNEMTHYLVHLGNHDFFYVQTGWCDSHPKVQYLSITTFEIVLGKGGKHMIKTIDSFVHSVDIKGSEWFNLVFCFTPECEDYEPIELL; encoded by the exons ATGGGGGATGTATCTCAATTTTCCGTGGCCGCCTTTGATGAGCGTACCTCGGGTCAAATGGCTTGTTCATGCCAAGATGAGCTACGGTACAAGATATCGCAAATCGAGAAAACTATGGGCCAACTGTTGGATTGGTCGAAATCAATAACGCAGGAGTTTGGCTTACCATACCCCGGTCCAGCCATAACTACAACCACTCCGCTTCCACCTTCCGCAGTGTTTGAGGACTGCAATTCTGACCATGAGGCTGATGATTTTTACCCAAG CTTGCCCGAGGATTGGGAGCAAACATCAATAACGGTAAATCAAGAGGAAGCTAGATCTGTATGTTTATTCGTGTCTTCTAGAGAATGCACTAATACAGTCTACGAAGTGAAATTCACACACAGAGGAGAAGTCACTCATGAACCCCCAGTAGTTAAACAAGTTGCCAAGTTCCACGAGGGTTTTTGCCTTAACGCTGCACGGATTTTCAACCATTCCAAATTATACTGCATTGGACAAGATGGTGGATTTATTGTTGACACGAGGAGTTGGTCAAAATGTTCATCTATTCCTCCTATCCCATCCTCTAACTTACTAGAAAATATTGTGTGTGCGTATGGCAAGGTTTATTATTTTGCATGTTCATCACACTTCTCACCAGTTACGGGATACTCCTTTGGGAGATATAATTTTGATCATAAGGTTTGGGAACAAATGacttcttttccattttatgATGATTATGACCTCACTATGCTAATGACTGGTTATGCTGTTTGTTATGgagttattttgttttcattgtcTGGCTTGAGGGACGAGAGTTTTAGTGTCGTTGCTTTTCACATAGGTAGAAGGGATTGGAATCGAGTGAAAATTGACACTTCTGCTCATTGTGCTCCTCTTTTCGAAGGGAGGGCCATGGTTGTAAACGAGACTATATATGCCTTATATGGGGATGCAAAGATTAAAGCATTCTCCTTTATAGGGGAACAATGTGATGTTAATGGTATTTCATATTCCCTAAGGCAACTATTTGTAGTGCAAGGCCTTGATATTGCGCGTCCGTTGCTGCCATGGTTTAACGAAATGACACACTATTTGGTTCATTTGGGAAACCATGACTTTTTCTATGTCCAGACTGGCTGGTGCGATTCACATCCCAAGGTTCAATATCTTAGTATCACCACGTTTGAAATTGTTCTTGGAAAAGGAGGAAAACATATGATCAAGACCATAGATTCATTTGTTCATTCTGTGGATATCAAGGGCTCTGAATGGTTCAATCTTGTTTTTTGCTTCACACC TGAGTGCGAGGATTATGAACCCATTGAACTATTATGA